In Cyclopterus lumpus isolate fCycLum1 chromosome 13, fCycLum1.pri, whole genome shotgun sequence, the genomic window CCGATCATGTGGATGCAGCGTTTGCTCTTCCTGCTCCTGGGCACAATGGAAAAGAGAAGGTCTATTTTTTCAAAGGTACAGCTAGACATTACGCAACATATACAGACATTTGTATAGAATATTTTGATGAAAATACTTATCCTATACCAAACATAAAGTTACTTCTTGTTGCTTCCTACAGGGGATCAGTATCACATGTACGAGTTTTTGCACCAGCCGTCCCATGAGGAGTGCATCACCATGTCGGAGAGTTCTCCATCCACGTTGTTCAGGCGCTACACTGAACTGTACTACAACAACTATGAACGTAGTATCGTTGAGCTCTTCTCTGGCTGTGAGTTGTGGCATTATAGattatttgtatctttttgaAGGTGCTGGCAGGTGTTGTACAGCTTCATGTTTTTCTAACCTTCTTCAGTGCCTCAGCATCACAACAAACACCACTTCATTGACAGGGACTGGAAGGGCCTCAAGTCTCCAGTGGATGCCGTCATGGCCGGCAGAATGTACGTGCCTCCCTTGAGGTCCACACGACGCCGCAATGATGCACggcctgaccagcaggggggtCAACAGCGAGGCCAGCAGTGGAACCAGCAGTACCAGCAGTATGGACAGCAGTGGGACCAGCAGTATGGACAGCAGTGGGGTCGAAGGAGGCAAAGCCGCTCACCCGGCTGGGGGTCCATGGCTGAGCGGGGGATGAACATGGGCCAGGAATTTGCAGAAAGGGGAATGGAAATGGGTCTGAGGTtggcagagaggaggatggagatgcAAGAGAGGCTCGGACGAGACTGGGACAGACAGTGGAATCAAGACTGGGACCAGCACAGACGAAGAGATGGTTACCGTCAGAACAACAGAGGCAACTATGACTCCAGAGACGACAGGACATATTGGGAGTCCATCCAGGGGATTCTGCCCATACAGAGTGTCTACTTCTTTAAAGGAGGTAATACAGCAGGGACAGATTCATCAGCAGTGCCATTTAGGTTGATAATAGTCATACAAAacaatttaacaaaataaatgctCCCATAATATCCATTGCTTTATCTAAGTTCAAGGGTGAGGTGGTCTCAGTAACCCCAGGAACATGTTTCAGCTTTCTTCAGACAGACTGATGAAAGAAGACCTTTGTGAAATGAGTTACAGATGTTGAGAGCAGCTGGGAGGGCAGACAGGAACTCATTTTAACTCATTTTCCCCAGCTCTGTCTAGCCACAGACGGCTAATTATAACTAGTTTCACATGATGTGTACTAGTCCACATGACAAAGAAACAGATGCCTAACATCACCGCAGTTCTTGTGTATTTATGCCTGTTTAAGTGATATCTGTGTTTTGATGCCTGCTGACACTGATGACAAGTCTAAACTATTGTTATGTTTTTTACTGACTGAGAGAAAGATTTTCTTCACACAATGTGACCATGAGCTGCTCCAGATATATGAAATTaatgttgtttctgtgttttccaGATACATACTACAGAGTGGACCTCAGGACCAAGAGCGTTGACCTCGCCACGCCTCCATATCCCAGATCCATCGCCAAGTACTGGTTTGGATGTTCAGACGCCTCTGGGGCTGAAAAGTAGTTTTAAATATCTTGGGTATTTTTATATGATCATTTGGACTTGAAGTTGATATCCAAATGATCCTTAATTTTACCCCAAACAGGCTGCGCTGGCTGTTGAAAATCTAACACACTTGCTCAGTGTAACCCATGAATAACTGCTTGTCAACTTTGGCAAATATTCATCAATCAAAGTCCACACACAGCTGCTCTCCA contains:
- the vtna gene encoding vitronectin a, producing the protein MRLWAILLLALLAQTVAADESCMGRCENGFNSQKKCQCDSMCKYYRSCCSDFEVTCGMTTRGDTFVFAEDDDGELFEGTSPPPRRSAHGKAFVVNDQLKPTLQPILEFGRRPPPHPETAPEMTKPPRLMETILQKTPVTQKTPISQTVPPTQMIPSTTKPSATDAAAETTTVPITTAATTEAPDPDAVVCSGRPFHSFMQQKNGSIFAFRGEYFFELDQKSVLPGYPKLIKDVWGISGPIDAAFTRVNCQGKTYIFKGDKYWRFENGVLDDDYPRDIGVGFDNIPDHVDAAFALPAPGHNGKEKVYFFKGDQYHMYEFLHQPSHEECITMSESSPSTLFRRYTELYYNNYERSIVELFSGLPQHHNKHHFIDRDWKGLKSPVDAVMAGRMYVPPLRSTRRRNDARPDQQGGQQRGQQWNQQYQQYGQQWDQQYGQQWGRRRQSRSPGWGSMAERGMNMGQEFAERGMEMGLRLAERRMEMQERLGRDWDRQWNQDWDQHRRRDGYRQNNRGNYDSRDDRTYWESIQGILPIQSVYFFKGDTYYRVDLRTKSVDLATPPYPRSIAKYWFGCSDASGAEK